A genomic segment from Janthinobacterium sp. 64 encodes:
- a CDS encoding aspartate aminotransferase family protein: protein MSHVFHRSLTANYPVATGGDGPYLIDADGKRYLDACGGAAVSCLGHADAAVIAAVQQQIASMAYAHSAFFTSEPMEQLADFLVARAPAGIDSVYFVSGGSEAVESALKMARQYFVERGQPQRRHVIARRQSYHGNTLGALATGGNAWRRQQFEPLLIGVTHVSPCYAWREQQAHETDADYVARLGQELEDNIAALGADNVMAFIAEPVVGATAGALPAVAGYFARMRDICQRHGILLILDEVMCGMGRTGSLFACEQEGITADLICIAKGLGAGYQPIGAVMVSQDIRETIRAGTGFFQHGHTYVGHATACAAALAVQRQIEERDLLANVRAMGGLLKERLQQRFDGHAHVGDIRGRGLFLGLELVQDRDTKQPFDPARRLHARIKAHAMQGGLMCYPMGGTIDGLHGDHVLLAPPYIINASHVDELVDKLGAAIDACVV, encoded by the coding sequence ATGAGCCATGTCTTCCACCGCAGCCTGACCGCCAATTACCCCGTCGCCACGGGCGGCGATGGCCCTTACCTGATCGATGCCGATGGCAAGCGCTACCTGGACGCCTGCGGCGGCGCGGCCGTGTCGTGCCTGGGCCATGCGGATGCGGCCGTCATCGCCGCCGTGCAGCAGCAGATTGCCAGCATGGCCTACGCGCACAGCGCGTTCTTTACCAGCGAACCGATGGAGCAGCTGGCCGATTTCCTCGTCGCGCGCGCGCCTGCCGGCATCGACAGCGTGTATTTCGTCTCGGGCGGGTCGGAAGCCGTGGAAAGCGCGTTGAAAATGGCGCGGCAGTATTTCGTCGAGCGGGGCCAGCCGCAGCGCCGCCACGTCATCGCGCGCCGCCAGAGCTACCACGGCAACACCCTGGGCGCCCTGGCCACGGGCGGCAACGCCTGGCGCCGCCAGCAATTCGAGCCATTGCTCATTGGCGTGACCCATGTGTCGCCCTGCTACGCCTGGCGCGAGCAGCAGGCGCATGAAACGGATGCTGACTACGTGGCGCGCCTGGGCCAGGAGCTGGAAGACAACATCGCCGCACTGGGCGCGGACAATGTCATGGCCTTCATCGCCGAACCCGTCGTCGGCGCCACGGCCGGCGCCCTGCCCGCCGTGGCCGGCTATTTTGCGCGCATGCGCGACATCTGCCAGCGCCACGGCATCTTGCTGATCCTCGACGAAGTCATGTGCGGCATGGGCCGCACGGGCAGCCTGTTCGCCTGCGAGCAGGAAGGCATCACGGCCGACCTGATCTGCATCGCCAAGGGCCTGGGCGCCGGCTACCAGCCCATCGGCGCCGTGATGGTGTCCCAGGACATCCGCGAGACCATCCGCGCCGGCACGGGCTTCTTCCAGCATGGCCACACGTATGTCGGCCACGCCACGGCCTGCGCCGCCGCCCTGGCCGTGCAGCGGCAGATCGAGGAGCGCGATTTGCTGGCCAATGTGCGCGCCATGGGCGGCTTGCTTAAGGAGCGCCTGCAGCAGCGTTTCGATGGCCATGCGCACGTGGGCGACATCCGCGGCCGCGGCCTGTTCCTGGGCCTGGAACTGGTGCAGGACCGCGATACCAAGCAACCGTTCGACCCGGCCCGCCGCCTGCACGCGCGCATCAAGGCGCACGCCATGCAGGGCGGGCTGATGTGCTACCCCATGGGCGGCACCATCGACGGCCTGCACGGCGACCACGTCCTGCTGGCGCCGCCCTACATCATCAACGCCAGCCACGTCGATGAGCTCGTCGACAAGCTGGGCGCTGCCATCGACGCCTGCGTCGTCTAA
- a CDS encoding PAAR domain-containing protein — translation MRGVIRLNDPTSHGGKVVGAAPNSTVLGVAVARKGDPCVCPIKGHVRCVIAEGDPQVLIDGVPVAFDGHKTSCGASLMSTVGNSGRS, via the coding sequence ATGCGTGGCGTGATCCGTTTGAACGACCCCACCAGCCATGGCGGCAAGGTAGTGGGGGCGGCGCCGAACAGTACGGTGCTGGGCGTGGCCGTGGCGCGCAAGGGCGACCCTTGCGTGTGTCCGATCAAGGGCCACGTGCGCTGCGTGATCGCCGAGGGCGATCCGCAGGTGTTGATCGATGGCGTGCCCGTGGCCTTTGACGGTCACAAGACCAGCTGCGGTGCCAGCCTGATGTCCACCGTGGGCAACAGCGGGCGCAGTTAG
- a CDS encoding T6SS effector phospholipase Tle3 domain-containing protein: protein MLFDPHPPLCDDPKIDILGQFSCNANFQSSDRDTLQQLPLPGIVIFVHGVNSDGEWYAAAEEGLCKGLNERLKRSCHHLQHRGVEGGELTAVNYGAEITDEGFLHPEMSADTLIRDAGTFSPVIRFRWGYKASGEELQQYGKGIYLNEQDYWGGGPFANGCSALADLWKDGLSEGLFLWNTIQHMNPFPERQVYSCPPRAYFVLAAYRLARLVEAIRQQQADVPVTIVCHSQGTMVAMAAAFLGARLPNADGVPCVADNYVICNSPYSLAKSNSAENWVAGNLRAADGSTGRLTVQARIATLKNFFAIIGQRASLGEAQTDEEIDRCMANVQHGFSAAKDREQYGIAGAARGGKKSSYGRVTIYCNPHDMVVSSIAIEGIGWRGLSGSLAKDGKDGGELAATEAAGVCVQRVFAQGFEVGKQGSYHYWSDHWRKPAPGGKDFWFPAQKYASYSIKQGVEASEGSFSTILTVGFAPLFIVATGLAQSPCNALPHKDWKIELNAPDLPPFKPQSLRFGQTSEQFDEGYAPPGESRQEGKQRAAGDDYLADHEIPRGGLQGQAGKNEAKRMDSARGTADDEARLRFEQRAVIRAQAVREGKSPAGQKVQQEMPNATPDAEYQAWRSTRIEEMMSRQAGAYATDHSTILTNPMHAERALAYDMAVGVCRIKPDQLRKLRVAADWRLLEVLSKTESARLFEEYFIEGKFHGLTITDWTQQTNGGGSLPASIVDVRENSAPDSHPNSGERAFN from the coding sequence ATGCTGTTCGATCCCCATCCACCGCTGTGCGACGACCCCAAAATCGATATCCTCGGTCAGTTTTCCTGCAACGCCAATTTCCAGAGCAGCGACCGGGACACGCTGCAGCAGTTGCCGCTGCCCGGCATCGTGATCTTCGTGCACGGCGTCAATTCCGATGGCGAGTGGTACGCGGCAGCCGAAGAGGGCCTGTGCAAGGGCCTGAACGAACGCCTCAAGCGTTCCTGCCATCACCTGCAGCATCGTGGCGTGGAGGGCGGCGAACTGACGGCGGTCAATTATGGCGCCGAGATCACGGACGAAGGCTTTCTTCATCCGGAAATGTCGGCCGATACCTTGATCCGCGATGCCGGCACTTTTTCTCCCGTGATCCGCTTTCGCTGGGGCTACAAGGCTTCGGGCGAGGAACTGCAGCAATACGGCAAGGGCATCTACCTGAACGAACAGGATTACTGGGGCGGCGGCCCATTTGCCAATGGCTGCAGTGCACTGGCCGACTTGTGGAAGGATGGGCTGAGCGAGGGTTTATTCTTGTGGAACACGATACAGCACATGAATCCCTTCCCGGAACGGCAAGTGTACAGCTGCCCGCCGCGAGCGTATTTCGTACTGGCCGCCTATCGCCTGGCCCGGCTGGTCGAAGCCATCCGCCAGCAGCAGGCCGACGTGCCCGTCACCATCGTGTGCCACAGCCAGGGCACGATGGTGGCGATGGCGGCCGCTTTTCTCGGCGCCCGCCTGCCCAACGCCGATGGCGTTCCCTGCGTGGCCGACAACTATGTCATTTGCAATTCGCCGTACAGCCTGGCGAAAAGCAATAGCGCCGAGAACTGGGTGGCCGGCAATCTGCGTGCGGCGGACGGCAGCACGGGCAGGCTGACGGTGCAGGCGCGCATCGCCACCTTGAAAAACTTCTTTGCCATCATCGGCCAGCGCGCCAGCCTGGGCGAGGCGCAGACGGACGAAGAAATCGACCGCTGCATGGCCAACGTGCAGCACGGTTTTTCCGCCGCCAAAGATCGTGAACAATATGGGATTGCCGGCGCCGCGCGGGGCGGCAAGAAATCATCGTATGGCAGGGTGACCATCTATTGCAATCCGCACGACATGGTGGTGTCGTCCATCGCCATCGAGGGCATCGGCTGGCGCGGCCTGTCGGGTTCGCTGGCCAAGGACGGCAAGGACGGCGGCGAGCTGGCGGCCACCGAGGCCGCAGGCGTGTGCGTGCAGCGCGTGTTTGCCCAGGGGTTTGAGGTGGGCAAGCAGGGCAGCTATCACTACTGGAGCGATCACTGGCGCAAGCCTGCGCCGGGCGGCAAGGACTTCTGGTTTCCGGCGCAGAAATATGCGTCGTATTCCATCAAGCAGGGCGTGGAGGCCAGCGAAGGCTCCTTTTCCACCATCCTGACGGTCGGGTTTGCGCCCTTGTTTATCGTGGCAACGGGCCTGGCTCAAAGCCCTTGCAATGCCTTGCCCCACAAAGACTGGAAAATCGAACTGAACGCGCCCGACTTGCCGCCCTTCAAGCCGCAGTCCTTGCGCTTTGGCCAGACAAGCGAGCAATTCGACGAAGGCTACGCGCCCCCCGGCGAATCGCGCCAGGAGGGCAAGCAGCGCGCTGCTGGCGACGATTACCTTGCCGATCACGAGATTCCGCGCGGCGGCCTGCAGGGGCAGGCGGGGAAAAACGAAGCCAAACGCATGGACAGCGCCAGGGGCACGGCCGATGACGAGGCGCGCCTGCGATTCGAGCAGCGCGCGGTGATACGCGCGCAAGCCGTACGCGAAGGAAAAAGTCCCGCGGGTCAAAAAGTCCAGCAGGAAATGCCCAACGCCACGCCCGACGCCGAATACCAAGCATGGCGCAGCACGCGGATAGAGGAAATGATGTCCCGCCAGGCCGGCGCCTACGCCACCGACCATTCCACCATCCTGACCAACCCCATGCACGCAGAGCGGGCGCTCGCGTATGACATGGCGGTGGGCGTGTGCCGCATCAAGCCGGACCAGCTGCGCAAGTTGAGGGTGGCGGCGGATTGGCGGTTGTTGGAGGTGCTGAGTAAAACAGAATCAGCTAGATTATTTGAGGAGTATTTTATTGAAGGGAAATTCCATGGGTTGACCATCACGGACTGGACGCAGCAGACCAACGGGGGCGGGAGCCTTCCTGCATCTATAGTTGATGTGCGAGAAAACTCTGCTCCTGATTCGCATCCCAATTCCGGTGAGCGAGCATTTAACTAA
- a CDS encoding type VI secretion system baseplate subunit TssF, producing the protein MSQLNFPCSRFLNNADGMIPACADLATGAGMDELLQYYERELGTLHAHNQAFARRYPAIAGALGIVGRQHGQGACAHSHLEKLL; encoded by the coding sequence TTGTCCCAACTCAACTTTCCTTGTTCCCGCTTCCTCAATAATGCAGATGGGATGATACCGGCATGTGCCGATCTGGCGACGGGAGCGGGGATGGATGAGCTGCTGCAGTATTACGAGCGCGAACTGGGCACCTTGCATGCGCACAATCAGGCGTTTGCCCGGCGCTATCCGGCCATCGCCGGCGCGTTGGGCATCGTGGGACGGCAGCACGGGCAGGGTGCATGCGCGCATAGCCACCTTGAAAAACTTCTTTGA
- a CDS encoding serine/threonine-protein kinase, whose translation MELLDSLRQTPPQDDTISGHYEVRRLLGEGGFGHVFEAWDAKLCRSVALKRLKPQADVLHPEKLINEARLAASLRHAAFVRIFAIEGQGTSQSIVMELVEGQTLGQFMHSGKADLQAALDIAYQIADAMDEAHAMDLVHGDLKPSNLMLEASGKVRILDFGLARHIDPQATQTTTLCDLQGTIAYMAPERLMGRLPDTRGDVYALGAMLYEMLAGQRHFAHLNGLALAAAHMQATEPWPDLPDSVPPAINALVRAMTAHDPAERPRTMRDVREAIGTQRSKVDLPQAAVSSIRESGKNENRPPAAIAIRLRLPVKRTLFACAALAILAMSAWKAPEIRQAIDERRAAASYSEMASIAAGIEALRVFDRDTSQKQAIAHFSTVLKHNPASAAASAGLSLASSLRYIGDGRDDTWLQRADAGAQQALALDNQLALAHIAHAWVLEFQGKREEALNASTKALNLDPNNLLGLVGKARQLIHLKKFDLAQSALDNASALYPKERLFSILRGAMLYRQADYTGAEQAFRKSIALDPQSANAYAYLHAVLMHQNRNDEAMRVLQQGLQFQPHWELYNNLGTSLFAKADYLGAVRSFEKAVSASNGSPGHYQLWANLADAQRWIPAQTAASQRSYQRAIALLTPILARMPEDATANSRMALYLAYVGAKQETLDKVRKAIAIAPHLPDVQFRAALTYELTGNRDVAVTALLEAVKLGYPLNLIETAPDLLNLRRDARYQQFIINMKRDPKT comes from the coding sequence ATGGAACTGCTCGACTCCCTGCGTCAGACCCCACCGCAAGACGACACGATCAGCGGGCACTATGAAGTGCGCCGCTTGCTGGGCGAAGGCGGTTTCGGCCATGTATTCGAAGCCTGGGATGCCAAGCTGTGCCGCAGCGTGGCGCTCAAGCGCCTGAAACCGCAAGCCGACGTGCTGCATCCGGAAAAACTCATCAATGAAGCGCGCCTGGCCGCCTCGCTCAGGCATGCGGCCTTCGTGCGCATCTTTGCCATCGAGGGCCAGGGCACGAGCCAGTCCATCGTCATGGAACTGGTCGAAGGCCAGACGCTGGGGCAATTCATGCACAGCGGCAAGGCTGACTTGCAGGCGGCGCTCGACATCGCCTACCAGATCGCCGACGCCATGGACGAGGCGCACGCCATGGACCTCGTCCACGGCGACCTGAAACCGTCGAACCTGATGCTGGAGGCAAGCGGCAAGGTGCGCATCCTCGACTTCGGCCTGGCGCGCCACATCGACCCGCAAGCGACGCAAACGACCACCCTGTGCGACTTGCAGGGCACGATCGCCTACATGGCGCCCGAGCGCCTGATGGGCCGCCTGCCCGACACGCGCGGCGACGTGTATGCCTTGGGCGCCATGCTGTACGAAATGCTGGCCGGCCAGCGCCACTTCGCCCACCTGAACGGCCTGGCCCTGGCCGCTGCCCACATGCAGGCAACGGAGCCGTGGCCCGACCTGCCCGACTCCGTCCCGCCCGCCATCAACGCCCTCGTGCGCGCGATGACGGCGCACGACCCGGCCGAACGGCCACGCACCATGCGTGACGTGCGCGAGGCGATTGGGACGCAGCGTAGCAAAGTGGATTTGCCGCAAGCGGCGGTTTCGTCCATACGGGAGTCCGGCAAGAATGAGAACAGGCCTCCCGCCGCTATCGCCATCCGGCTACGTCTTCCAGTCAAGCGCACCCTGTTCGCCTGCGCAGCGCTCGCGATCCTTGCAATGAGCGCCTGGAAGGCGCCGGAGATAAGGCAGGCGATTGATGAGCGCAGGGCTGCTGCGTCGTATTCGGAAATGGCCTCCATCGCTGCCGGCATAGAAGCGTTGCGCGTATTTGACCGCGATACAAGTCAGAAACAGGCAATCGCACATTTCAGCACTGTCCTCAAGCACAATCCAGCCAGCGCCGCTGCCTCTGCGGGCCTGTCGCTTGCCTCATCTCTACGCTATATCGGAGATGGCCGCGATGACACTTGGCTGCAGCGCGCGGACGCAGGAGCCCAGCAGGCGCTGGCTCTGGACAATCAATTGGCGCTGGCCCACATAGCGCATGCCTGGGTGCTTGAATTTCAAGGCAAACGGGAGGAGGCGCTGAACGCATCGACCAAAGCCTTGAACCTGGATCCGAATAATTTACTGGGACTTGTCGGCAAGGCACGCCAGTTGATTCATTTGAAGAAATTTGATCTGGCCCAGTCTGCCCTTGACAACGCGTCCGCTTTGTATCCCAAGGAGCGGCTATTCTCGATATTACGCGGAGCCATGCTGTATCGACAAGCCGACTACACGGGTGCCGAACAGGCATTTCGCAAAAGCATAGCGCTCGATCCGCAATCGGCCAATGCCTACGCCTATTTACACGCCGTCCTCATGCATCAGAACCGGAACGACGAAGCCATGCGCGTCTTGCAGCAAGGCTTGCAGTTCCAACCACACTGGGAACTATATAATAATCTTGGGACATCCCTGTTCGCCAAGGCAGATTATCTGGGTGCCGTACGATCCTTTGAAAAAGCGGTATCTGCCAGTAACGGCAGCCCTGGCCACTATCAATTATGGGCCAATCTTGCTGATGCACAGCGTTGGATACCTGCACAAACCGCAGCATCGCAGCGGTCATACCAGCGCGCCATCGCACTTCTCACTCCAATCCTGGCACGCATGCCGGAAGATGCCACTGCCAACTCGCGCATGGCCTTATATTTAGCCTATGTGGGTGCAAAACAGGAAACACTCGATAAAGTCAGAAAAGCCATCGCCATCGCTCCTCATCTACCCGATGTGCAATTCCGGGCAGCCTTGACGTATGAGCTGACAGGCAATCGTGATGTCGCCGTGACGGCGCTGCTGGAAGCCGTCAAACTTGGCTATCCACTCAATCTGATCGAAACCGCTCCCGATCTATTGAACCTCAGGCGAGACGCTCGCTACCAGCAGTTTATTATCAACATGAAAAGAGATCCTAAAACATGA
- the mutS gene encoding DNA mismatch repair protein MutS: MTTVPKEINAAAAKKNSAEKLTPMMQQYLGIKENHPTMLVFYRMGDFYELFFEDAEKASRLLGITLTARGVASGNPIKMCGVPFHSLDGYLAKLVKLGESVAICEQIGDPATSKGPVERKVMRVVTPGTLTDADLLPEKAERPLLAMCSITQRKTVTTGLAWLSLASGALKLMEFSGDSSTVAARLQQELERIVPAEILSGDNGNLFDDYAGTHINRVPDWHFDVVGGHKALLDQLGVATLTGFGADGLGAAFGAAGALLRYAQSTQGRGLQHVRSLTTETESEFIGLDAATRRNLELTETIRGQESPTLFSLLDHCRTAMGSRMLRHWLHHARRDQNVARARHEAIAALAQSEAAGPLAATLAQVPDIERITTRIALLSARPRDLAALRDGLLQLPALRGDVVRCYRGEQCGQGGESGLLAAIHAALATPTACLDLLVRAVAQEPAAMVRDGGVFATGFDAELDELRALSENAGQFLLDLETRERARTGIANLRVEYNKVHGFYIEVTHGQTDKVPDDYRRRQTLKNAERYITPELKVFEDKALSAQDKALVREKLLYDLLLAELAPHIGTLQTISQGLAQLDTLNALTEHAQQHNWAAPQLVDEPCINIIEGRHPVVEKQIERFIANDCRLVNERRLLLITGPNMGGKSTFMRQVALITLLAYVGSYVPAASATIGPIDRIFTRIGATDDLAGGRSTFMVEMTESAAILNGATEHSLVLMDEVGRGTSTFDGLALAWAIARHLIDSSRSFTLFATHYFELTQLPDSHPSAANVHLSAVEHKDSIVFLHAVQAGPASQSYGLQVAQLAGVPQPVIKAARKHLARLEAQALDATPQRDLFAAPATDPYAQEEEEEAAAPLVALNEAQQALLDAIADLDPDALTPRDALEQLYQLKRLAAA, translated from the coding sequence ATGACCACCGTCCCAAAAGAAATCAACGCCGCCGCGGCAAAGAAAAATTCGGCTGAAAAGCTCACTCCCATGATGCAGCAATATCTAGGCATCAAGGAAAACCACCCGACGATGTTGGTCTTCTACCGCATGGGCGATTTCTACGAGCTGTTTTTCGAGGACGCGGAAAAAGCCTCACGCCTGCTGGGCATTACCCTGACGGCGCGCGGCGTAGCCAGTGGCAATCCCATCAAGATGTGCGGCGTGCCGTTTCATTCGCTCGACGGCTACCTGGCCAAGCTGGTCAAGCTGGGCGAGTCGGTGGCCATTTGCGAACAGATCGGCGATCCGGCCACCAGCAAGGGGCCTGTCGAGCGCAAGGTCATGCGCGTGGTCACGCCCGGCACCCTGACGGATGCGGACTTGCTGCCAGAGAAGGCCGAGCGCCCGCTGCTGGCCATGTGCAGCATCACGCAGCGCAAGACGGTCACCACGGGCCTGGCCTGGCTGTCGCTGGCCAGCGGGGCCTTGAAACTGATGGAGTTTTCCGGCGACAGCAGCACCGTGGCCGCGCGCCTGCAGCAGGAACTGGAACGCATCGTGCCGGCGGAAATTCTCAGCGGCGACAATGGCAACCTGTTTGACGACTACGCGGGCACGCACATCAACCGCGTGCCGGACTGGCATTTTGACGTGGTCGGCGGCCACAAGGCCCTGCTCGACCAGCTGGGCGTGGCGACCTTGACGGGTTTTGGCGCCGATGGCCTCGGTGCCGCGTTCGGCGCGGCCGGCGCGCTGCTGCGCTATGCGCAATCGACGCAGGGTCGCGGCTTGCAGCACGTGCGCTCCCTGACGACGGAAACGGAAAGCGAATTCATCGGCCTGGACGCGGCCACGCGGCGCAACCTGGAGTTGACGGAAACCATCCGCGGCCAGGAATCGCCTACGCTGTTCTCGCTGCTGGATCATTGCCGCACCGCCATGGGTTCGCGCATGCTGCGCCACTGGCTGCACCATGCGCGGCGCGACCAGAACGTGGCGCGCGCGCGCCATGAAGCCATCGCCGCGCTGGCGCAAAGCGAAGCGGCGGGACCGCTCGCCGCCACGCTGGCGCAAGTGCCCGACATCGAACGCATCACCACGCGCATCGCCCTGCTGTCGGCGCGTCCGCGCGACCTGGCCGCCCTGCGCGACGGTTTATTACAACTGCCGGCTCTGCGCGGCGACGTGGTGCGTTGTTATAGGGGTGAACAATGCGGCCAGGGCGGCGAAAGCGGTTTGCTGGCCGCCATCCACGCGGCCCTCGCCACGCCAACGGCCTGCCTGGACTTGCTGGTGCGCGCCGTGGCGCAGGAACCGGCCGCCATGGTGCGCGACGGCGGCGTGTTTGCCACCGGCTTCGACGCCGAACTCGATGAATTGCGCGCGCTGTCGGAAAACGCGGGCCAGTTCCTGCTCGACCTGGAAACGCGCGAACGCGCACGCACCGGCATCGCCAACCTGCGCGTCGAATACAACAAGGTGCACGGCTTCTATATTGAAGTCACGCACGGCCAGACGGACAAGGTGCCGGACGACTACCGCCGCCGCCAGACCCTGAAAAACGCCGAACGCTACATCACGCCCGAACTCAAAGTGTTCGAAGACAAGGCCCTGTCGGCGCAAGACAAGGCACTGGTGCGCGAAAAACTGCTGTACGACCTGCTGCTGGCCGAGCTGGCGCCACACATCGGCACCTTGCAGACGATTTCGCAGGGCCTGGCCCAGCTCGACACCCTGAATGCGCTGACGGAACATGCGCAGCAGCACAACTGGGCCGCGCCGCAACTGGTCGACGAGCCGTGCATCAACATCATCGAAGGCCGCCACCCCGTGGTGGAAAAGCAGATCGAACGCTTCATCGCCAACGATTGCCGCCTCGTCAACGAGCGCCGTCTGCTGCTGATTACCGGCCCGAACATGGGCGGTAAATCGACCTTCATGCGCCAGGTGGCGCTCATCACCCTGCTGGCTTACGTGGGCAGCTATGTGCCGGCCGCATCCGCCACCATCGGTCCCATCGACCGCATCTTCACGCGCATCGGCGCCACCGACGACCTGGCGGGCGGACGCTCGACCTTCATGGTGGAAATGACGGAATCGGCCGCGATTTTGAACGGCGCCACAGAACACTCGCTGGTGCTGATGGATGAAGTCGGCCGCGGCACCTCGACCTTCGACGGCCTGGCCCTGGCGTGGGCCATCGCGCGCCATCTGATCGACAGCAGCCGCAGCTTCACCCTGTTCGCCACGCACTACTTTGAGCTGACGCAACTGCCGGACAGCCACCCGAGCGCCGCCAACGTGCATCTGTCCGCCGTCGAGCACAAGGACAGCATCGTCTTCCTGCACGCCGTGCAAGCCGGTCCCGCTTCGCAAAGCTACGGCTTGCAGGTGGCGCAGCTGGCCGGCGTGCCGCAACCGGTGATCAAGGCCGCGCGCAAGCACCTGGCGCGCCTGGAAGCGCAGGCGCTCGACGCCACGCCGCAGCGCGACCTGTTCGCCGCACCGGCAACCGATCCGTATGCGCAAGAGGAAGAAGAGGAAGCTGCAGCGCCGCTGGTTGCGCTCAACGAAGCGCAGCAAGCCTTGCTCGACGCCATCGCCGACCTCGATCCCGATGCGCTGACGCCGCGCGACGCGCTGGAGCAGTTGTACCAGTTGAAACGGCTGGCCGCCGCATGA
- a CDS encoding FKBP-type peptidyl-prolyl cis-trans isomerase, with protein MKIAKNTVVTVNYKLSDAQDNLIEDGRQPMVYLHGDYENTLPKIEEELDGKEVGYSNTIQIEPDDAFGEYDPALVKVEPRNRLPEPLEVGMQFEGMPESDSPDEEAMIFTVTDIADDKVVLDGNHPLAGIALRFSLTVADVREATDEEIAHGHVHGAHGHDHGDEDGDDEGDEGDHFRTHPIH; from the coding sequence ATGAAGATTGCCAAAAATACGGTCGTGACTGTCAACTACAAACTGTCAGACGCGCAAGACAATCTGATCGAAGACGGCCGCCAGCCGATGGTCTACCTGCACGGTGATTATGAAAACACCCTGCCAAAGATCGAAGAAGAGCTCGACGGCAAGGAAGTTGGCTATTCCAACACGATCCAGATCGAACCGGATGATGCTTTCGGTGAATACGATCCAGCCCTGGTCAAGGTCGAGCCGCGCAATCGCCTGCCTGAGCCGCTGGAAGTGGGCATGCAGTTCGAAGGCATGCCGGAAAGCGATTCGCCGGACGAAGAAGCGATGATCTTCACGGTGACCGATATCGCCGACGACAAAGTCGTGCTGGACGGCAACCATCCACTGGCCGGCATCGCGCTGCGCTTCTCGCTGACCGTCGCTGACGTGCGCGAAGCCACCGACGAAGAAATCGCCCATGGCCACGTGCATGGCGCACACGGCCATGACCATGGCGATGAAGATGGCGATGATGAAGGCGACGAGGGCGATCACTTCCGCACGCATCCGATTCACTAA
- a CDS encoding cupin domain-containing protein, whose amino-acid sequence MKKLTLLGDITPAQFLRDYWHKKPLLIRQAVPGFKALFDIKALAELATLDHVESRLVSHADGHWNMQQGPLTSLPSLKQKEWTLLVQGANLHSAKADALLRQFRFLPDARLDDLMVSFATDGGGVGPHFDSYDVFLLQGQGKRHWRIGAQKDLSLIDGLPLKILSNFTPDEEFTLEPGDMLYLPPHYAHDGVAIGDCQTYSIGFRSPTFQELGEAFLQFMADSIDLPGIYSDPDLKASGKPAEIPREMLSTIAEEINKVRFTEEDVTIFLGEHLSEPKHNVFFTPLSKPLTVGRFADAAQKKGVVLSRKTLMLYRGKNVFINGESFAIGKADKTALETLANERALDGAAVAQASDDVMDALYTWYQDGWIELA is encoded by the coding sequence ATGAAAAAATTAACTCTCCTCGGCGACATCACGCCGGCGCAATTCCTGCGCGACTACTGGCATAAAAAGCCCTTGTTGATCCGTCAAGCCGTGCCTGGTTTCAAGGCCTTGTTCGATATCAAGGCCCTGGCCGAGCTGGCCACCCTCGACCACGTCGAATCGCGCCTGGTCAGCCATGCGGATGGCCACTGGAACATGCAGCAAGGCCCGCTGACCAGCCTGCCCTCGCTGAAACAGAAGGAATGGACCCTGCTGGTGCAGGGCGCCAATCTGCACAGCGCCAAGGCCGACGCCCTGCTGCGCCAGTTCCGTTTCCTGCCGGATGCGCGCCTGGACGACCTGATGGTCAGCTTCGCCACCGATGGCGGCGGCGTGGGCCCGCATTTCGATTCCTACGACGTGTTCCTGCTGCAAGGCCAGGGCAAGCGCCACTGGCGCATCGGCGCGCAGAAGGATCTGAGCCTGATCGACGGCTTGCCGCTGAAAATCCTCAGCAACTTCACGCCCGACGAAGAATTCACGCTGGAACCGGGCGACATGCTGTACCTGCCGCCCCACTACGCGCACGACGGCGTGGCCATCGGCGATTGCCAGACGTATTCGATCGGCTTCCGCTCGCCCACGTTCCAGGAACTGGGCGAAGCATTCCTGCAATTCATGGCCGACTCGATCGACTTGCCGGGCATCTACAGCGATCCCGACTTGAAAGCGTCGGGCAAGCCGGCGGAAATCCCCCGTGAAATGCTCAGCACCATCGCGGAAGAAATCAACAAGGTACGCTTCACGGAAGAAGACGTGACCATTTTCCTGGGCGAACACCTGTCGGAACCGAAACACAATGTGTTTTTCACGCCGCTGTCCAAGCCGCTGACGGTGGGCCGCTTCGCGGACGCCGCACAGAAAAAGGGTGTCGTGTTGTCACGCAAGACGCTGATGCTGTATCGTGGCAAGAATGTCTTCATCAATGGCGAATCGTTTGCCATTGGCAAGGCCGATAAAACGGCCTTGGAAACCCTGGCCAACGAACGCGCGCTCGATGGCGCCGCCGTGGCCCAGGCTTCCGATGACGTGATGGATGCCTTATATACCTGGTATCAGGATGGCTGGATCGAACTGGCTTGA